In a genomic window of Oncorhynchus kisutch isolate 150728-3 linkage group LG9, Okis_V2, whole genome shotgun sequence:
- the LOC109897097 gene encoding dr1-associated corepressor-like, with protein MPSKKKKYNARFPPARIKKIMQTDEEIGKVAAAVPVIISRALELFLESLLTKACQVTQSRNAKTMTTSHLKQCIELEQQFDFLKDLVAAVPDMQGEGEENHAEGGEKGARRGRKPGSGRKNGGARSKGKDKKLSDTESEQEDDSEDSETDGDEEDGSQSSTNLQPQSRFHSPDTIPPQYLHMGTAQGGLAMSLGSFAPHPSLMGTAPPPPPSMPHKDDDDDDEDYDS; from the exons ATGCCCAGCAAAAAGAAGAAATATAACGCCAGATTCCCTCCG GCCAGGATTAAGAAGATCATGCAGACTGATGAAGAGATAGGCAAAGTGGCTGCCGCAGTTCCTGTCATCATAT CACGAGCTCTGGAGCTGTTCCTGGAGTCTCTCCTGACGAAAGCCTGTCAAGTCACCCAGTCCCGGAACGCAAAAACAATGACAACGTCACACTT aaAACAGTGCATTGAGCTGGAGCAGCAGTTTGACTTCCTGAAGGACCTGGTAGCAGCAGTGCCAGACATGCAGGGCGAGGGAGAGGAGAACCACGCAGAGGGGGGGGAAAAAGGTGCACGCAG AGGTCGAAAGCCGGGGTCAGGCCGCAAGAACGGAGGAGCCCGCTCCAAGGGAAAAGACAAGAAGCTATCAGACACAGAGTCGGAGCAAGAG GATGACTCTGAGGATAGCGAGACAGATGGGGATGAGGAGGACGGTTCTCAGTCAAGCACAAACCTGCAGCCACAATCCCGATTCCACAG CCCAGACACCATACCACCTCAGTACCTCCACATGGGCACCGCACAGGGGGGCCTGGCCATGTCCCTAGGCTCCTTTGCCCCCCACCCCTCGCTGATGGGCACCGCACCCCCGCCTCCCCCATCCATGCCGCACAAAGACGATGACGACGACGATGAAGACTATGACTCTTAG
- the LOC109897096 gene encoding UPF0696 protein C11orf68 homolog, which yields MEDVQVEEDVPKEGAEVENLEPLSAESYAAESYAAESMAADMDPWIIFDSRKTPAAEFDGWLETNRPSQVGRFGDEEGGKGPVGWIAVLGPDHCPATGDITGLQASWERLLTSGRTITFQTVKELALNHGVLTGKWLMHLDSGFKVDHAWECVARAALEGKIFQTKVSPRDPKSDRKHVICSYNKDFTDENEVMRLDAVIRATGVKCSLSFKPDVYTYLGIYRNNRWNLCPTIYESKYDLECVPRRSHIVNKVTNLEVT from the coding sequence ATGGAGGATGTTCAGGTGGAGGAAGATGTCCCAAAGGAGGGGGCAGAGGTGGAGAACCTAGAGCCATTATCTGCAGAGAGCTATGCAGCAGAGAGCTATGCAGCAGAGTCCATGGCTGCAGACATGGACCCCTGGATCATATTTGACTCTCGCAAAACGCCTGCAGCTGAGTTTGACGGCTGGCTGGAGACCAACAGGCCATCCCAGGTGGGGCGCTTTGGGGACGAGGAGGGTGGTAAGGGACCTGTGGGGTGGATTGCTGTGTTGGGCCCGGACCACTGCCCTGCCACAGGGGACATCACTGGACTCCAGGCGAGCTGGGAGAGGCTGTTGACCAGCGGGAGAACCATCACCTTCCAGACGGTGAAGGAACTGGCACTGAATCACGGGGTGCTCACCGGCAAGTGGCTGATGCACCTGGACTCAGGCTTCAAGGTGGACCATGCCTGGGAGTGTGTGGCCAGAGCAGCCCTGGAAGGGAAGATCTTCCAGACCAAGGTGAGCCCGCGCGACCCCAAGTCTGACCGTAAGCACGTCATCTGTTCCTATAACAAGGACTTCACAGACGAGAACGAGGTGATGAGGCTGGATGCAGTCATCCGGGCCACGGGGGTCAAGTGCTCGCTGTCCTTCAAGCCGGATGTTTACACTTACCTGGGTATTTATCGCAACAACCGCTGGAATCTCTGCCCCACAATCTACGAGAGCAAGTACGACCTGGAGTGTGTGCCCCGACGTTCCCACATCGTCAACAAAGTCACCAATCTGGAGGTCACCTAG